From the Bos taurus isolate L1 Dominette 01449 registration number 42190680 breed Hereford chromosome 22, ARS-UCD2.0, whole genome shotgun sequence genome, one window contains:
- the PDE12 gene encoding 2',5'-phosphodiesterase 12 → MWRLPGVRAALRGVRTAVERRSRTEAASETSVGAMERAVVRCVPSEPKLSLSFALADGSHKNMQRDQSEPLGRALSRIATNALKGHAKVAAAKKSRKNRPNAGSGVACAGPGPEPAAACEPVVKLYYREEAVAEDVLNVDAWQDGAVLQIGDVKYKVERNPPAFTELQLPRYIMAGFPVCPKLGVEFGDPTGSLFRWYKETKPRAAEPEGGGPSSSSPSSPSPGWTETGVDERVYTPSNADIGLRLKLHCTPGNGQRFGPSRELESVCPVEAGPGTCTFDHRHLYTKKVTDDALIRTVSYNILADTYAQTEFSRTVLYPYCAPYALELDYRQNLIQKELTGYNADLICLQEVDRCVFTDSLMPALEAFGLEGVFRIKQHEGLATFYRKSKFSLLSQHDIAFHEALQSDPLHKELLEKLALYPSAQERVLQRSSVVQVSVLQSTKDSSKKICVANTHLYWHPKGGYIRLIQMAVALAHIRHVSCDLYPGIPVIFCGDFNSTPSTGMYHFVINGSIAEDHEDWTSNGEEERCNMSLSHFFKLKSACGEPAYTNYVGGFHGCLDYIFIDLHALEVEQVIPLPSHEEVTTHQALPSVSHPSDHIALVCDLKWK, encoded by the exons ATGTGGAGGCTCCCAGGCGTCCGCGCCGCGCTTCGTGGGGTCCGCACGGCGGTGGAGCGGCGTAGTCGGACCGAGGCGGCGTCTGAGACCTCGGTGGGCGCGATGGAGCGCGCTGTAGTGCGCTGTGTGCCTTCCGAGCCTAAGCTAAGCCTTTCATTTGCCCTGGCCGACGGCAGCCACAAGAACATGCAGCGCGACCAGAGCGAGCCGCTGGGTCGGGCTCTCAGCCGGATCGCTACCAATGCCCTTAAAGGCCACGCTAAAGTCGCTGCCGCCAAGAAAAGCAGGAAGAACCGGCCAAACGCAGGCAGTGGCGTGGCTTGTGCTGGGCCTGGGCCTGAGCCGGCTGCAGCCTGTGAGCCCGTGGTGAAGCTGTACTACCGAGAGGAGGCAGTAGCTGAAGACGTGCTCAATGTGGATGCCTGGCAGGACGGTGCGGTGCTGCAGATTGGTGATGTCAAGTACAAGGTGGAGCGTAACCCACCCGCCTTCACCGAGCTACAGTTGCCGCGCTACATCATGGCCGGCTTCCCGGTATGCCCCAAGCTCGGCGTCGAATTTGGGGATCCCACCGGCTCCCTCTTTCGCTGGTACAAGGAAACCAAACCCAGAGCGGCGGAGCCAGAGGGCGGAGGCCCCTCGTCATCGTCTCCCTCTTCGCCCTCTCCTGGTTGGACCGAGACGGGTGTAGACGAGCGCGTCTACACCCCGTCTAATGCCGACATCGGGCTACGGCTCAAGCTACATTGCACTCCGGGCAATGGGCAGCGCTTCGGGCCAAGCCGGGAGTTGGAAAGTGTGTGTCCAGTGGAGGCTGGGCCCGGCACCTGCACCTTTGACCACCGGCATCTGTACACAAAGAAGGTGACGGATGACGCTCTCATCCGCACAGTCTCCTACAACATTCTGGCTGACACATACGCCCAGACTGAGTTCTCGCGGACGGTCCTGTACCCATACTGTGCCCCTTACGCTCTGGAACTCGACTACCGCCAGAACCTTATCCAAAAGGAGCTCACGGGCTACAACGCCGACCTCATCTGTTTGCAGGAAGTTGACCGCTGCGTGTTTACAGACAGCTTGATGCCGGCCCTCGAGGCCTTTGGGCTGGAGGGCGTGTTTCGAATCAAGCAGCATGAAGGCCTGGCCACTTTCTACCGAAAGTCCAAGTTCAGCCTCCTAAGCCAGCATGACATTGCTTTCCATGAAGCCCTGCAGTCCGACCCACTTCACAAAGAACTGCTGGAGAAACTAGCTTTGTATCCATCAGCGCAAGAAAGGGTGCTCCAGAGGTCTTCTGTCGTTCAG GTTTCTGTTCTTCAGTCTACAAAGGACTCTTCTAAAAAGATATGTGTTGCTAATACCCATCTCTACTGGCACCCCAAAG GTGGGTACATTCGTCTCATTCAAATGGCAGTAGCCTTGGCTCACATTAGACATGTCTCTTGTGATCTGTATCCCGGCATACCAGTTATATTTTGTGGGGACTTTAATAGTACCCCATCCACAGGAATGTATCACTTTGTCATCAATGGCAGCATTGCTGAGGATCATGAAGACTGGACCTCCAATGGGGAAGAGGAACGATGCAACATGTCTCTTAGCCATTTCTTCAAACTGAAAAGTGCTTGTGGTGAACCTGCTTACACAAATTACGTTGGTGGCTTTCATGGATGTCTGGATTATATTTTCATTGACTTACATGCTTTAGAGGTTGAACAAGTAATTCCATTACCTAGTCATGAAGAAGTTACCACCCACCAAGCCCTACCTAGTGTTTCCCATCCCTCTGACCACATAGCACTTGTATGTGATTTAAAATGGAAGTAG